The sequence CTGAGCTACTCCGGACTATTTACTTTCCAGCTGCCTACCTTCGCACTATGGCGAAGAGCTACTTCGGAATATTCATATATACCTAGTGATTATATCTGTTGAGATTAATATGGTCAAGATTTAAATTATTGACTAATACAAATATTTGTTTTAATATATTAAATGAAATTCAGCTTTTTACTAAGCTGCTTGAGTACCAAGGAGGAGGAATGTCGACCAAACCAATGCCTTATGACGAAAACCTAATTTACCATTGGATGGAAATGGGCATTTGCAGAAACGCAGCTACGGAAATATTTTTTTCGAGCAGCACAAAAGACCAAAATACTGCCAAGGCGATGTGCTCGCGCTGCCCAGTAATTGATATTTGCCTTAGATTTGCTCTCGAAAACTATGAAATTGGTGTTTGGGGTGGCACTAGCGATAGACAAAGAAAGAATATCAGAAAATATCGACCGAATTAAATTTCGGCTAGAGCCCCGAAGTACGGGGCTCTTTAATTTGTATAATATAATAAAATATTGTACAATAGTAAAACTTCGCAAATTGCGGAGTGGGTTCTTTGAGAGGAATATGATGACGAGTATTTGGTATGGCAAAGAGGAAGTTCTTTGCACCCCAGGCAAAGCCTTGAATAACAGTGTTATTGCTAGGCGTATATTCGCGGCCGGGCTAGCAGGAAGTGGATGGAAGTTCTATCTAGTAACAAAATCTACCTATGAGGATAAAGATGCGGTAGGAGAAATCTGTACAATTGTTCGGCCAGTCGACAAAAATGAATATACTAGCCTACTATTCTTGCCGACGTTGGCAACCAGCGGAAAAAATGCGACCCAGAGTATAGGCCGAAGCCAAGCAGAGCTAACTATGTATAGAGATATACTTGCTAGCATTAGGCAGGGCTACACAGACAACTGGCAGGGTATGAAACTAGATGCCGATAGGCTAAATAGTTTTAGCGAGATTGTGGAGGCCATTAGCCGAAGCCTAAGCAGTAGGAATTCAGCACTCGCAAAACAGGCCGGACTTATCAAGCCTACTATCCACGACTCAGCTGGGCGCAAAAACCCCGGTGCGGCTGCTAGTAAGCATGTCGCTATGGAAAGTCGCTTGTCGGCCAGGCTAAGCTTTGAGGATATCAGCAAGAGTTCTGTTGATACACGGGCAATTTTTGCCGAAACGATAATTGGATCTATCCATGACGATATAAGAGACATGGGTAAATATCGGCTATCCGCACCGGCATTAGCTAGACAGCTCGAAATAAAGTTAACTCGAGCACGGATAAAGCCAGTACTCTGGGCTTCGCTATACTGTGATTACCTTTACCCAGAGGGGCTCGATACCAAAGAGGCACAGGCGAAGGTTATAGAGCTTTTTAGCGCAGAGATATCATTAATGATCGTGCGCGAGCTTATTAACCTCAAAACTCGGGACCCTAAAGGTCTGAGTAGCGTCAATCTGGCACTTATGATTCTGGAGGTTTCGCCTTCAGAGTCAGAATACCAGAGCCTTTTCAAATCAATTCATCATTGTGTTACCGGGATAAAGTCAGGGATCGAGCAGGGTTTGGACATTAGCAACGATATCCAGAAAGCTAAAGTGCTGGTTCGGAATCGGGCTAGCAGCGACCCAAATCATCCTTGGTATCTCAAGCCCCTACCACTGGCCTCGTCTTAGACGAGGCCAGTTAGCTTTGTGTAATTTTCTGTCTACTAGTAAAATAGCTAATATGTCTAAAAAAGTTAAAGACCTAAAAAAATACCAGAAAGCACTACTGCTAGCTCTTGTTATCCTGCTGGTAGTTATTTTTGAAAACTTATTACTGATGATTAGATATAATCGCATAAATAAGTATTCAACTGAAACCATTGGTGTTAGCTATAGCCAGGTTCAAGCCGAACGCTACGAAGGCGATTGGAGAGAAGGCTACATAGCGATGCTTGATGAATTGGGCTTTAAGAACATCAGGTTAGCTGCATACTGGAATAGGATAGAGCCTAGGCAAGGAGAATATGAATTCGCCGAACTAGACTGGATGATAAGTGAGGCTAGCAAAAGAGATGCAAAGATTACTTTAGTAGTTGGCCAAAAAAATATTCGCTACCCCGAATGTTTTTATCCTGATTGGGTAGATACTTCCGATACATCCGCTGCATCTAAGTACGCCATAGATATGGTAAAGCAGGTGGTCGAACACTACAAGAATAACCCTAACCTAGCTGGGTGGCAATTAGAAAACGAATTCCTGCTAAAAAGCTTTGGAAGCTGTCCCGGGAAGCTATTAACCAACCTCCAGTTATCCAGGGAGCTTGATGCCCTCAAATCTGTAGACAGTACTAGGCCAGTGACACTCACCCAGTCCGATCAATTTGGCTTCCCGCTAAAAGGCCCATTTGGTGATTGGTTTGGGTTCTCTATGTATCGATGGCACTGGAACAAGCAGCAAGGCTACTGGAAATATCCGCAAAATGGTACATATTTTTGGTGGAAAGCCAGTGTCATAAGTGCCCTTCTAGGACAAAATATAAAAATACATGAACTTCAAGCGGAAGCCTGGGGCCCAGTTGGTAATGAGACTCTAAGCTATGAAGAATCTACTAAGTCCATGAGCCCCAAGCAGTTCTACGAAAATATCCAGTATGCCCGTGAAACTAAAATAAAGAATTTTGATTTGTGGGGTGCTGAATGGTGGTGGTATATGAAACAGTCTGGCCGGCCAGAAATGTGGGATGCTGTTAAGGGACTCAAAAAATAAAGCTCTGACTTAGGTAGCAATCTACCATTAGCCTCAAGATGTAAAGCTTGAGCCATTATCATTACGCCCCATGCTTGCGAAATGTATTAATAGTAAATTAGGCTATGACCAGAACCTTCAAAACACCTTAGGAGGGTGACATGAAAAAAATAAAAATAGCAGCTATACCTTTAGTGATAGTAACAATAATGAGCCTTGTGATTGGCTCAACTACAGCATCCGCTGCAAGCTATGCGCCGGGGGCAGGCAGCAATAACCCTGCAGCCTTCATTAGCGCCTTTAATTTAATTGGCGGACAACCCAGAATAGGAGACGCAATAAACGCTGTCCATAGCTGGAATGCTGGATGTACTCAGGATTTTGTCGGTGGATGGAGCGGCAAGGGTGCAATCATGCAGGCAAATTGCTCTGGGGCTGCATACTCTGTGGTATACCGTCAGTGGGCATATATCGAAGCTCGCTGGGGCGGGATGGCCACAGCTATCATAGGCTACCCTACGGGCAGCGACTATCGCTGGGGGGCGGGTTGGATTCAGCACTTTGCTGGAGGTAATCAAAACAATACCACCCTAGCAAGAGCAGATCAGACAGGTATTGTTCGCTCTGTACGAGGGGATACCAGAAACTTCTGGCTCAACTCTCAGGGGGGACCAGCGGGAGGACTGGGCTACCCAGTAAGTGATGAATATGTATGGAGCGGTATATATAAGCAGGACTTTCAAGGGGGATCTATACTATGGGACCCCGTGAACAGAGCCAGGTTGTACTCTCCTGCTGCTCCTCCACCCGTGATTTCATCGCGAGAGCAAAAAGCAGTAAGCTGGGCAATAGCAGAAAAGAATTCAGCTAATCCACGCTGGAGCGATGAATTCGGTCGATCCTGGAGTGGATACTGTGAGGGATTTGCCGAAGTTGCCTTTGGTACTCGCGGCAGATTCCCTAGTGCCATAGCGCATTACCAATGGCAAGCTAGTAATGGCCGAATAAACACCGGCACAAAGCCCCCAGCAGGGGCACTGGTATTTTACGGTGG comes from Patescibacteria group bacterium and encodes:
- a CDS encoding WhiB family transcriptional regulator, translated to MSTKPMPYDENLIYHWMEMGICRNAATEIFFSSSTKDQNTAKAMCSRCPVIDICLRFALENYEIGVWGGTSDRQRKNIRKYRPN
- a CDS encoding NlpC/P60 family protein: MKKIKIAAIPLVIVTIMSLVIGSTTASAASYAPGAGSNNPAAFISAFNLIGGQPRIGDAINAVHSWNAGCTQDFVGGWSGKGAIMQANCSGAAYSVVYRQWAYIEARWGGMATAIIGYPTGSDYRWGAGWIQHFAGGNQNNTTLARADQTGIVRSVRGDTRNFWLNSQGGPAGGLGYPVSDEYVWSGIYKQDFQGGSILWDPVNRARLYSPAAPPPVISSREQKAVSWAIAEKNSANPRWSDEFGRSWSGYCEGFAEVAFGTRGRFPSAIAHYQWQASNGRINTGTKPPAGALVFYGGGGGYGHIGVSIGNDQVISTQGYGGQNLPVWQHSTTYIGQYLGWAYAPPSWPGR
- a CDS encoding beta-galactosidase; translation: MSKKVKDLKKYQKALLLALVILLVVIFENLLLMIRYNRINKYSTETIGVSYSQVQAERYEGDWREGYIAMLDELGFKNIRLAAYWNRIEPRQGEYEFAELDWMISEASKRDAKITLVVGQKNIRYPECFYPDWVDTSDTSAASKYAIDMVKQVVEHYKNNPNLAGWQLENEFLLKSFGSCPGKLLTNLQLSRELDALKSVDSTRPVTLTQSDQFGFPLKGPFGDWFGFSMYRWHWNKQQGYWKYPQNGTYFWWKASVISALLGQNIKIHELQAEAWGPVGNETLSYEESTKSMSPKQFYENIQYARETKIKNFDLWGAEWWWYMKQSGRPEMWDAVKGLKK